The genomic interval TCACCGACTACTCGTCGGTGTACTTCGACTACCTCCTGCTCGACCGACCGGTCGCGTTCTACGCGTTCGACCTCGACCGGTACCGGGCCGAACGCGGGTTCTACTTCGAGTACGACGACGTGACCCCGGGGCCGGTCGCCCGCGACTTCGAGGGGTTGCTCGACGCGCTCGACCGCACCCTCGACGCGGTCGTCTCGGACGAGGACCCGGACGCCGACCGACGCCGGGCGGTCCGGGAGTCGATGCTGGGCGAGTCGACGGCGAACGCCGTCGACTCGTCGGCGAGGGTCTACGAGGCCGTCCGGCGGCGGCTCGGGGAGGGGGCGGTTCCCGACCGCGAATCGAGCGCGAGGGGGAGCGCCGAATAGCGGTCCGGAGCGCTCCGTTACGCTCGATAGTCTATTTATATTCGGAAAGAAACCTTGAAGTCCCGCTTGTGCCAACCCCCGGTCGTGGTGGCAGGACGCCGGGCGGCCCGCCGCCCGGCGTCACACCGAACACAACATGTCTGGCACGACCGGTACGACCGAACGGCAGGCGACGAACCAAGACGCTCCAACGCTCATCGCGCACCGCGGCTTCGCGGGCGTCCACCCCGAGAACACGGTCGCGGCCTTCGAGCAGGCCGCGACCGGACTCGACGTTCGACCCGAGATGGTCGAGGTCGACGTGATGCCGACCGCCGACGGCGAGGTGGTCGCGTTCCACGACTTCGAACTCGGCCGGGTGACCGACGCGCCCGCCGACCTCGCCGACCGGTTCGTCTGGGAGACGCCCTACGAGAAACTCACGCAACTGGAGGTGCTCGGGACCGGCGAGTCGATTCCCCGACTCGCCGACGTTCTCGACGCGCTCCCGCCCGAGGTCGGCGTGAACGTCGAGTTCAAGAACCCCGGTTCGACCGGGGTGCGCCCCCGCGAGAACCTCCCGCGCGATGACCGCCCAGCCCAGCGCGACCTCTGGCTCGACTTCGCCGAGCGCGTCGTCTCGACGCTCGCCGACTGCGAAAACGACGTGCTCGTCTCGTCGTTCGCGGAGGGCGCGCTCGCGGCGGTCCGGGCGGTCGACCCCTCGATTCCGGTCGCGGCGGTGTTCGCCGAGTCGGTCGCCGACGGGATGGAGGTCGCCCGCCGGTACGACTGCGAGGCGGTCCACGCGCCGTGGAACATGATCTCGGGCACGCCGCTGTTCAACGCCGAGTACGGCTCGCTCGGCCCGTACGAGGACGTGGACCTCGTCGAGACGGCCCACCGAGAGGGCCGGACGGTCAACGTCTGGACCGTCCAGAGCTGGTATCAGGCCGCCCAGCTCCGGCGGGCGGGGGTCGACGGCGTCATCGCCGACTACCCCGGGGTGTTGCAGTTCGGTGACGACGCCGGACTCGCCGACGACTGAGGTCGTCCCGCGGCGGCCCGGGTCGGCCGCCCCGATGCCGGAGGGTTCTTCTACGGATTCTGAACTGTCTGTTCAGTTTGATTCCGAAGTGAAGCGAGGCCAGTAGGATTATCAACAGATACGTTGCGCTATTGAGCACTATATCCATGAAGGGGGTAGTATTAGCGGCGGGAATCGGTTCTCGATTGCGCCCGCTCACGCTTCACGAGCCGAAGAGTTGCATCTCGGTCGACGGTCGGCCGGTGCTCGAACACCAACTGCACGCCTACGCCGACGCGGGGGTGACCGACGTGACGGTCGTCGCGGGGTATCTCGCCGACCGGACGCGGGCGCTGTGCGAGTCGGTGACGGCCGAGCGTCCCGACCTCGACGTGACGGTCGTCGAGAGCGACGTGTACGCCAACACCGACAACATGTACTCGCTGTACCTCGCCCGCGAGGCGGTCTCCGGCGAGCAGTTCGTCCTCAGCAACGGCGACGTGGTGTTCGAGCCGGAACTGCTCGCCGACCTCCTCGATTCGGACGCGGACAGCGCCGTCGCGTGCGACCGCGGGAACTACTCCGAGGAGTCGATGAAGGTCACGGCCGACGACCGGGGACTGGTGAGCCACATCTCCAAGGACGTTCCCGAGAACGTGGCTCACGGCGTCTCGACCGACGTGTATCGCTTCTCCGCCGAGTTTTCGGAGATGCTGTTCGACGAGATTACCCGGACCGTAGAGCGCGAGGGCGACTACGGCGACTGGACCGAGGCCGCCATCGACCGCCTCGTCCGGTCGCGCGAACACGACGTGGAACCGGCCGACGTGTCGGGCCGCGAGTGGGTCGAGATAGACGACTTCGACGACCTCCGGGCGGCCGACGTCCGGTTCTCGTCGCTGTCGGACCTCGGCTCGAAGGAGGCGGCCTTCTTCGACCTCGACGGCACGATGTACCTCGACGACGACCTCGTCGACGGCGCGAGCGAACTGGTCGAGCGCCTCAGCGAGCGCGGGGTGGACGTCTACTTCCTGTCGAACAACTCCTCGGGGTGGAAAGACGACTACGCCGAGAAACTCGACTCGCTCGGCGTGCCCGTCGAGCAGGAACGCGTCCTGCTCTCGACCGACGGGGTCATCGACCACCTCCGGCGGTCGGACGCGGGCCGGGTGTACGTCCTCGGCACCGAGGCCATGCGGGAGGCGCTGGCCGGACACGGAGTCGAGGTGGTCGACCCCGGGGACTCGGGCGATTCGGGCGATTCGAGCGACTCCGGGGATTCGGGCGATGCAGACGCCGTGGTGGTCGGCTTCGACACCGAACTCACCTACGAGAAGGCCCGCGAGGCGACCCTCGCCATCCGGGACGGCGCGACCTTCCTCCTCGCCCATCCGGACGACGTCTGTCCCACCGCCGAGGGGTTCGTCCCCGACTGTGGCTCCATCGGCGCGATGATAGAGCGCGCGACCGACCGCCACCCCTCGCGGGTGTTCGGCAAGCCGAACCCCGAGATGGTCTCTCACGTCCTCGACGCCGAGGGGTACGACCCGGCCGACGTGGTCGTGGTC from Halorussus salilacus carries:
- a CDS encoding glycerophosphodiester phosphodiesterase, which gives rise to MSGTTGTTERQATNQDAPTLIAHRGFAGVHPENTVAAFEQAATGLDVRPEMVEVDVMPTADGEVVAFHDFELGRVTDAPADLADRFVWETPYEKLTQLEVLGTGESIPRLADVLDALPPEVGVNVEFKNPGSTGVRPRENLPRDDRPAQRDLWLDFAERVVSTLADCENDVLVSSFAEGALAAVRAVDPSIPVAAVFAESVADGMEVARRYDCEAVHAPWNMISGTPLFNAEYGSLGPYEDVDLVETAHREGRTVNVWTVQSWYQAAQLRRAGVDGVIADYPGVLQFGDDAGLADD
- a CDS encoding HAD-IIA family hydrolase encodes the protein MKGVVLAAGIGSRLRPLTLHEPKSCISVDGRPVLEHQLHAYADAGVTDVTVVAGYLADRTRALCESVTAERPDLDVTVVESDVYANTDNMYSLYLAREAVSGEQFVLSNGDVVFEPELLADLLDSDADSAVACDRGNYSEESMKVTADDRGLVSHISKDVPENVAHGVSTDVYRFSAEFSEMLFDEITRTVEREGDYGDWTEAAIDRLVRSREHDVEPADVSGREWVEIDDFDDLRAADVRFSSLSDLGSKEAAFFDLDGTMYLDDDLVDGASELVERLSERGVDVYFLSNNSSGWKDDYAEKLDSLGVPVEQERVLLSTDGVIDHLRRSDAGRVYVLGTEAMREALAGHGVEVVDPGDSGDSGDSSDSGDSGDADAVVVGFDTELTYEKAREATLAIRDGATFLLAHPDDVCPTAEGFVPDCGSIGAMIERATDRHPSRVFGKPNPEMVSHVLDAEGYDPADVVVVGDRLETDVRLADNVGCESVCVLTGDADRLDAERSDLAPTLVAPSVGTLTRFIAGDPVADERAQTAESGTREATSEPSDGELATETDGGSATLPPRAEDDES